A single Mixta calida DNA region contains:
- the rppH gene encoding RNA pyrophosphohydrolase, translated as MIDDDGYRPNVGIVICNRQGQVLWARRFGQHSWQFPQGGINPGETAEQAMYRELFEEVGLHRKDVRLLASTRNWLRYKLPKRLVRWDTKPVCIGQKQKWFLLQLMCNDADINMQTSSTPEFDGWRWVSFWYPVRQVVSFKRDVYRRVMKEFASVVMPLQESATQRNSPAYRRKRG; from the coding sequence GTGATCGACGATGATGGCTACCGCCCAAATGTTGGTATTGTAATCTGTAACAGGCAGGGGCAGGTATTATGGGCCCGGCGTTTCGGACAGCATTCCTGGCAGTTCCCGCAGGGGGGCATCAATCCAGGAGAAACTGCGGAACAGGCTATGTACCGTGAACTCTTTGAAGAAGTCGGTTTGCACCGTAAAGATGTCCGCCTGCTTGCTTCTACCCGAAACTGGTTACGTTATAAGTTGCCAAAACGTTTGGTGCGTTGGGACACGAAGCCGGTATGTATCGGCCAGAAACAGAAGTGGTTTCTTCTGCAGTTGATGTGCAATGACGCCGATATCAACATGCAAACCAGCAGCACGCCGGAATTTGACGGCTGGCGCTGGGTCAGCTTTTGGTATCCTGTTCGTCAGGTGGTCTCGTTTAAGCGCGATGTTTACCGCCGCGTAATGAAAGAGTTTGCCAGCGTCGTCATGCCGCTGCAGGAGAGTGCAACGCAGCGCAATTCGCCTGCTTATCGACGAAAAAGAGGTTAA
- the mutH gene encoding DNA mismatch repair endonuclease MutH, producing MTTRFLSAPPENEAELLTRAQALAGYTLSELAQQAGIPTPADLRRDKGWVGMLLEIHLGASAGSKPERDFAHLGVELKTIPVDAQGRPLETTFVCVAPLTGNSGVTWENSHVRHKLARVLWIPVEGDRALPLATRRVGAPLLWSPSPEEEDLLRRDWEELMDMMVLGQVERITARHGEVLQIRPKAANSKALTEGIGEHGEPIMTLPRGFYLKKSFTAPLLARHFLL from the coding sequence ATGACGACACGGTTTTTATCAGCGCCACCCGAAAATGAAGCGGAACTGCTGACGCGCGCGCAGGCGCTGGCTGGCTATACGCTGAGCGAGCTGGCCCAGCAGGCGGGCATTCCAACGCCCGCCGATTTGCGCCGCGATAAAGGGTGGGTCGGCATGCTGCTGGAGATACATTTAGGCGCCAGCGCCGGCAGCAAGCCGGAACGCGATTTCGCCCATCTTGGCGTAGAGTTGAAAACCATTCCTGTTGACGCGCAGGGCCGTCCGCTGGAGACCACCTTCGTCTGCGTCGCGCCGCTCACCGGCAACAGCGGGGTCACCTGGGAGAACAGTCATGTACGCCATAAGCTGGCGCGCGTGTTGTGGATTCCGGTTGAGGGAGATCGCGCGCTGCCGCTGGCGACGCGCCGCGTCGGCGCGCCGCTGCTCTGGAGCCCCTCGCCGGAAGAGGAAGATCTGCTGCGGCGCGACTGGGAAGAATTGATGGATATGATGGTGCTCGGTCAGGTAGAGCGCATCACCGCCCGCCACGGCGAAGTGTTGCAGATACGTCCGAAAGCGGCCAACAGCAAAGCGCTGACCGAAGGTATCGGTGAACATGGCGAACCAATCATGACGCTGCCGCGCGGCTTTTATCTGAAGAAAAGCTTTACCGCCCCGCTGCTGGCGCGCCATTTTTTGCTTTAA
- a CDS encoding TerC family protein translates to MFDWIADPNAWLALGTLTILEIVLGIDNIIFLSLVVAKLPKNQQNSARRIGLMGAMLMRLGLLASIAWVVKLTNPLFTLMDHPFSARDLILLGGGLFLLWKSSMEIHESIEGGSEEHKTNVHSFVGAIAQIMVLDIIFSLDSVITAVGLSDHLFIMMAAVIIAVGVMMFAAKSIGEFVDRHPSVKMLALAFLILVGFTLILESFNIHVPKGYIYFAMFFSMAVECLNLMRSKKAPQ, encoded by the coding sequence ATGTTCGACTGGATTGCAGATCCCAATGCCTGGCTGGCTCTCGGCACGCTCACCATTCTGGAAATCGTGCTGGGCATCGACAATATTATTTTTCTTTCTCTGGTTGTCGCCAAACTCCCGAAAAATCAGCAGAACAGCGCGCGTCGTATCGGCCTGATGGGCGCGATGCTTATGCGCCTCGGCCTGCTTGCCTCTATCGCCTGGGTAGTGAAGCTGACCAATCCGCTGTTTACCCTGATGGATCATCCTTTCTCCGCGCGCGATTTGATTCTGCTGGGCGGCGGGCTGTTCCTGCTGTGGAAGTCGAGCATGGAGATCCATGAAAGCATCGAAGGCGGCAGCGAGGAGCATAAAACCAACGTTCACTCCTTTGTCGGCGCCATCGCGCAAATCATGGTGCTGGATATTATCTTCAGCCTCGATTCCGTTATCACGGCCGTGGGCCTCTCCGATCACCTGTTTATTATGATGGCGGCGGTCATTATCGCCGTGGGCGTGATGATGTTCGCTGCGAAAAGCATCGGCGAGTTCGTCGATCGTCATCCTTCCGTCAAAATGCTGGCGCTCGCTTTCCTGATTCTGGTCGGCTTCACGCTGATTCTGGAAAGCTTCAATATTCATGTGCCGAAAGGCTATATCTACTTCGCCATGTTCTTCTCAATGGCCGTAGAGTGCCTGAATTTGATGCGCAGCAAAAAAGCCCCGCAGTAA
- a CDS encoding YgdI/YgdR family lipoprotein gives MKRIMGAAAVSIMLLLSGCSSNYVMATKDGHMILTDGKPEIDKDTGLVKYTDQAGNELQINGDEVSSIIER, from the coding sequence ATGAAGCGGATAATGGGCGCGGCTGCCGTGTCAATAATGTTGCTGTTAAGCGGTTGCAGCAGTAATTATGTGATGGCGACCAAAGATGGTCATATGATTTTGACTGACGGTAAACCGGAAATTGATAAAGATACCGGGCTGGTAAAATATACCGATCAGGCTGGCAATGAATTGCAGATTAACGGCGATGAAGTTTCCTCTATTATTGAGCGTTAA
- a CDS encoding NADP(H)-dependent aldo-keto reductase, with the protein MHYHRIPHSTLEVSQLGLGTMTFGEQNSEADAHAQLDLAVSCGINLIDTAEMYPVPPRPETQGLTEQYIGSWLKARGNRDKIVLASKVAGPSRGNDAGIRPGQVLDRKNIRVALEASLKRLNTDYIDLYQVHWPQRQTNCFGKLGYQYTDSSVPVTLLETLEALAEQVRAGKIRYVGVSNETPWGVMRYLQLAEKHELPRIVSIQNPYSLLNRSFEVGLAEISQHEGVELLAYSSLAFGTLSGKYLNGARPAGARNTLFSRFTRYSGEQSQLAIAEYVDLARRHGLDPAQMALAFVRQQPFVASTLLGATTLEQLQSNIDSYQLTLSSEVLEQLEAIHRRYTYPAP; encoded by the coding sequence ATGCACTATCACCGTATCCCCCATAGTACGCTGGAAGTCAGCCAGCTGGGCCTGGGAACCATGACGTTTGGTGAACAAAACAGCGAAGCCGACGCCCATGCACAGCTGGATTTGGCCGTTAGTTGCGGCATCAACCTGATCGACACTGCGGAAATGTACCCCGTCCCGCCACGCCCGGAAACGCAGGGCTTAACCGAGCAATATATCGGCAGCTGGCTGAAAGCGCGCGGCAACCGCGACAAAATTGTGCTGGCGAGCAAAGTCGCTGGCCCGTCGCGCGGCAACGATGCTGGCATCCGCCCTGGGCAGGTGCTGGATCGCAAGAATATTCGCGTGGCGCTGGAAGCAAGCCTGAAACGCCTCAACACCGACTATATCGACCTGTATCAGGTGCACTGGCCGCAGCGCCAGACTAACTGTTTCGGCAAGCTGGGCTATCAGTACACCGACAGCAGCGTGCCGGTGACGCTGTTGGAAACGCTGGAAGCGCTGGCCGAGCAGGTGCGCGCCGGCAAGATCCGCTATGTGGGCGTATCGAATGAAACGCCGTGGGGCGTGATGCGCTATTTGCAGCTGGCGGAAAAGCATGAGCTGCCGCGCATCGTCTCTATCCAGAATCCCTACAGCCTGCTGAACCGCAGCTTTGAAGTCGGACTGGCGGAGATCAGCCAGCATGAGGGCGTAGAGCTGCTCGCCTATTCCAGCCTCGCTTTCGGCACGCTGAGCGGCAAATACCTCAACGGCGCCCGTCCGGCTGGCGCGCGCAATACGCTGTTCAGCCGCTTTACGCGCTACAGCGGCGAGCAGTCGCAGCTGGCGATTGCGGAATATGTCGATCTGGCGCGCAGGCATGGCCTCGACCCGGCGCAGATGGCGCTGGCTTTTGTGCGTCAGCAGCCTTTCGTCGCCAGCACGCTGCTGGGCGCCACCACCCTTGAGCAGCTGCAAAGCAATATCGACAGTTATCAGCTGACGCTCAGCAGCGAAGTGCTGGAGCAGCTGGAAGCGATTCACCGCCGCTATACCTATCCGGCGCCGTAA
- the lplT gene encoding lysophospholipid transporter LplT, with amino-acid sequence MKLPGNDSSLMSRGMLAVIVAQFFSAFGDNALLFATLAVLKNQLWPDWSQPVLQMVFVATYILLAPFVGQMADSFAKGRVMMLANGLKLLGALAICIGLNPFIGYALVGVGAAAYSPAKYGILGEITRGEQLVKANGLMEASTIAAILLGSVAGGVLADWSLLAALGICVLTYALAVVANLSIPKLAAARPEQSWHPLAMARSFFQATRQLWRNGETRFSLVGTSLFWGAGVTLRFLLVLWVPVALGITDNKTPTLLNAMVAIGIVIGAAAAAKLVTLKTVGRCMPAGVLIGVAVVLFALQHTQANAYALLILIGALGGFFVVPLNALLQERGKQTVGAGNAIAVQNLGENSAMLLMLGLYSLAIRLGAPPVATGVGFGVLFALAIAVLWGWQLAQKRH; translated from the coding sequence ATGAAGCTCCCCGGTAACGACTCCTCGTTAATGTCACGCGGCATGCTGGCGGTTATCGTCGCCCAGTTCTTCTCCGCCTTCGGCGATAACGCATTGCTGTTCGCTACGCTGGCGGTGCTGAAAAATCAGCTCTGGCCCGACTGGAGTCAGCCGGTATTGCAGATGGTCTTTGTCGCCACCTATATCCTGCTGGCGCCTTTTGTCGGGCAGATGGCTGACAGCTTTGCCAAAGGCCGCGTCATGATGCTGGCGAACGGGCTGAAGCTGCTGGGCGCGCTGGCGATCTGCATCGGCCTGAATCCCTTTATCGGCTATGCGCTGGTGGGCGTCGGCGCGGCGGCCTATTCACCGGCGAAGTATGGCATTCTCGGTGAGATCACCCGCGGCGAACAGCTGGTGAAAGCGAACGGCCTGATGGAAGCCTCGACCATCGCGGCGATCCTGCTGGGATCGGTGGCGGGCGGCGTGCTGGCGGACTGGAGCCTGCTGGCGGCGTTGGGCATCTGCGTGCTGACCTATGCGCTGGCGGTGGTGGCAAACCTGTCGATACCGAAGCTGGCGGCGGCGCGGCCAGAACAGAGTTGGCATCCACTGGCGATGGCGCGCAGTTTCTTTCAGGCGACACGGCAGCTATGGCGCAATGGCGAAACCCGTTTTTCGCTGGTGGGTACCAGCCTGTTCTGGGGCGCCGGCGTGACGCTGCGTTTTCTGCTGGTGCTGTGGGTGCCGGTGGCGCTGGGCATTACCGACAATAAAACGCCAACGCTGCTGAATGCGATGGTCGCTATCGGGATCGTTATCGGCGCGGCGGCGGCGGCAAAGCTGGTGACGCTGAAAACCGTCGGACGCTGCATGCCCGCCGGAGTGTTGATCGGCGTTGCGGTGGTTCTCTTCGCATTACAGCATACCCAGGCGAACGCTTATGCGCTGCTGATCCTTATCGGCGCGCTGGGAGGCTTCTTTGTTGTGCCGCTGAATGCGCTGTTGCAGGAGCGCGGCAAGCAGACGGTCGGCGCTGGCAACGCTATCGCAGTGCAGAACCTCGGTGAGAACAGCGCGATGCTACTGATGCTGGGCCTCTATTCGCTGGCGATTAGGCTGGGTGCGCCGCCGGTGGCGACGGGCGTCGGCTTCGGCGTGCTGTTTGCGCTGGCGATCGCTGTACTGTGGGGCTGGCAGCTGGCGCAAAAGCGCCATTAA